Proteins co-encoded in one Desulfitobacterium hafniense DCB-2 genomic window:
- a CDS encoding septum formation initiator family protein: protein MVLAQEKIEWEQPIEKRPRKAKKPVHREKPRSHWKSVLILSLVVAVATVFAAETINLTVVKGAQIRATQKEIADLKANNDLLQAQVDKLRSVSRIESAALAMGMEKPAGTVYVAGTLPVAKTEMGVQSTPAKAEEVVKEPSALEQISQKFTSFFASTQR, encoded by the coding sequence TTGGTATTAGCGCAGGAAAAAATTGAATGGGAACAGCCCATAGAGAAGAGACCCCGCAAAGCAAAAAAACCTGTCCATAGGGAGAAGCCCCGTTCTCACTGGAAAAGTGTACTTATCTTGAGTTTAGTGGTGGCCGTAGCGACAGTTTTTGCCGCGGAAACCATTAATCTGACGGTGGTTAAGGGAGCACAAATCCGGGCGACCCAGAAGGAGATTGCCGACCTGAAGGCTAATAACGATCTTCTGCAAGCCCAAGTGGATAAACTGCGCTCGGTAAGCCGGATTGAAAGTGCTGCACTTGCCATGGGCATGGAAAAACCTGCGGGAACGGTCTATGTGGCTGGAACCTTGCCTGTCGCCAAGACTGAAATGGGCGTCCAGTCAACACCGGCCAAAGCCGAAGAGGTCGTTAAAGAACCTTCCGCTTTGGAACAGATTTCGCAGAAATTTACAAGCTTTTTTGCTTCCACGCAACGATAA
- a CDS encoding beta-galactosidase — MFNKRLYLLVLTFAIALGLLIWNWNSTPGVFLKTSSFSTSADRWEMDLGGQWKIYPSLRQAWITETEQEGKGIDSPITGGEYGYLPSSKEFQVALKTFKIPAEWNARSIMLQINGVYGHCDLYLNGMESAHRIGSIVGEGGSERIQIPVTALNHGQDNLLLLELSAPSSQKATFLGSGYPDKGRITGRIALQAVMETSLENPRTQVTWEDTMARVQVDFQLSHHGFSEYGPWTVQGIISDGSAEIAQAVTQVHSDESSVQNVSLAFQIPDGHLWSPEDPYLYQVYLTVSNSRGDRDDIAFALGLTSLAYQDGIFLLNGKELPIQGLALSPEKEVELRNQGDIAAWLKECKEQGYNLIYFLGQQPDEYWLMEADRAGIGLWIELPGSAMVPAQRLPEPRVWGEWTKIASLHPSVWAYTSGIGLEYNSQSLVKAYEQEVQSVTAPVPTFSLNLTDGESMVGPWGEIQQPQGTQGSRGGLWPAEKWVSKIWAVLLVIVAWSNLAAVNWRYKELQNKKPKRALRMAWFWQGLAMITRQMTLAGILTALLFNTEVPWAQWVPNQWPLWEGIRMQSPWLIWVILGSLFSLLRLLQVGVVAPHLPGAPDTKGLAAWLERRYFWNWTVGVLWALQAWGIPRSVPFLVYMGFNFLFLPLKVRDVHRIGGGYAAFLWVPGIILLIAAVVAAFRWEDILYAVHMVQQSNWLRLILFDG; from the coding sequence ATGTTTAATAAACGTCTTTACTTATTGGTTTTGACTTTTGCGATAGCTTTGGGACTGTTGATTTGGAATTGGAATTCTACACCCGGAGTGTTCCTGAAAACTTCCTCTTTTTCAACCAGCGCTGACCGCTGGGAAATGGACCTGGGAGGGCAGTGGAAGATCTACCCTTCTTTGCGCCAAGCCTGGATTACGGAAACGGAGCAGGAAGGAAAGGGGATTGACTCGCCGATCACGGGCGGGGAATACGGCTATCTTCCTTCAAGCAAGGAATTTCAAGTGGCGCTGAAAACCTTTAAAATCCCGGCTGAATGGAATGCCCGCAGCATTATGCTCCAGATCAATGGCGTATATGGCCATTGTGATCTTTATCTTAACGGGATGGAAAGTGCCCATCGCATTGGCAGTATAGTCGGCGAGGGGGGGAGCGAGCGTATCCAGATTCCTGTCACAGCCTTAAACCATGGTCAGGATAATTTGCTCCTGCTGGAACTTTCTGCACCTTCTTCTCAGAAAGCCACCTTTTTAGGCTCAGGTTATCCTGATAAAGGCAGGATTACCGGGCGCATAGCTTTACAAGCAGTTATGGAGACCAGTCTTGAAAACCCGCGCACTCAGGTGACATGGGAAGATACTATGGCCCGGGTTCAAGTTGATTTTCAGCTGAGTCATCATGGGTTTTCCGAATATGGACCATGGACTGTTCAGGGGATAATTTCTGATGGCTCTGCGGAGATTGCTCAAGCCGTAACTCAAGTTCACTCCGATGAAAGTTCTGTGCAGAATGTGAGCCTGGCTTTTCAGATTCCTGACGGACATCTTTGGAGTCCGGAAGATCCTTATCTCTATCAAGTGTATTTGACTGTAAGCAACTCGCGGGGTGATCGTGACGATATTGCCTTTGCTTTAGGGCTTACATCTTTGGCATATCAGGATGGGATCTTTCTTTTGAATGGGAAGGAATTACCCATTCAAGGGCTGGCCCTGTCTCCGGAAAAAGAGGTTGAACTGAGAAATCAAGGCGATATTGCCGCCTGGCTTAAGGAGTGCAAGGAGCAAGGTTATAACCTTATCTACTTTCTCGGCCAGCAGCCGGATGAGTATTGGCTGATGGAAGCAGATCGGGCGGGGATCGGGCTGTGGATAGAGCTGCCAGGCAGTGCCATGGTTCCGGCTCAACGTCTTCCTGAGCCCAGGGTGTGGGGGGAGTGGACGAAAATAGCCAGTCTTCACCCCTCGGTATGGGCTTATACTTCCGGAATCGGTTTGGAATACAACTCCCAGTCCCTGGTAAAAGCCTATGAGCAGGAAGTCCAATCTGTAACGGCGCCAGTCCCCACTTTCAGCTTAAATCTGACCGATGGGGAATCAATGGTCGGGCCTTGGGGAGAAATTCAGCAGCCTCAAGGGACTCAAGGGAGCCGAGGGGGATTATGGCCTGCAGAAAAGTGGGTCAGTAAGATCTGGGCGGTTCTTTTGGTCATCGTAGCCTGGTCAAATCTGGCGGCAGTGAACTGGCGGTACAAAGAGCTCCAGAATAAGAAGCCTAAACGGGCTTTGCGCATGGCGTGGTTCTGGCAGGGCTTGGCCATGATTACCCGGCAAATGACCCTGGCCGGTATACTGACGGCCCTTCTTTTTAACACGGAGGTGCCCTGGGCGCAGTGGGTTCCCAATCAATGGCCCTTATGGGAAGGAATAAGGATGCAATCCCCCTGGTTGATATGGGTGATTTTGGGCAGTTTGTTTTCTTTATTGCGTTTGCTGCAAGTGGGCGTGGTGGCGCCGCATCTGCCTGGGGCTCCTGATACCAAAGGCTTGGCGGCTTGGCTGGAAAGAAGGTACTTCTGGAATTGGACGGTGGGTGTGTTGTGGGCCTTGCAGGCCTGGGGGATACCCCGCTCAGTGCCTTTCTTGGTCTATATGGGCTTTAACTTTCTTTTCCTCCCTCTCAAGGTTCGGGATGTCCATCGTATTGGCGGTGGTTATGCCGCTTTTCTGTGGGTGCCTGGTATCATTCTCCTGATCGCGGCGGTGGTGGCTGCTTTCCGCTGGGAAGACATCCTCTATGCCGTCCATATGGTTCAGCAGTCCAATTGGCTGAGGCTGATCTTGTTTGATGGCTGA
- a CDS encoding Fur family transcriptional regulator yields the protein MTAIEILKQLKDKGVRFTPQRQAILEFLLGTDTHPTAEEIYHHVKAKFPGVSLGTIYNTLNMLKEHGHILELSYGDMSSRFDGNPSNHYHVACTECGKIVDFHRPLLELEREVGSHTGFQVHGHRLEFYGVCPQCAARDIKKMN from the coding sequence ATGACTGCCATCGAAATTCTTAAGCAGCTTAAGGACAAAGGGGTACGGTTTACTCCCCAGCGTCAGGCTATTTTAGAGTTTCTTTTAGGTACGGATACTCATCCGACAGCTGAGGAAATCTATCATCATGTCAAGGCGAAGTTTCCCGGTGTAAGTTTGGGAACTATATACAATACCTTAAACATGTTGAAAGAACATGGACATATCTTGGAGCTTTCCTATGGGGATATGTCAAGCCGTTTTGATGGGAATCCTAGCAATCACTACCATGTAGCGTGCACTGAATGTGGGAAAATTGTCGACTTCCATCGTCCTCTGCTGGAATTGGAGAGAGAAGTGGGTTCCCATACAGGCTTCCAAGTCCATGGACATCGTCTTGAGTTCTATGGGGTCTGTCCCCAATGTGCAGCACGGGATATAAAAAAGATGAATTAA
- the mraZ gene encoding division/cell wall cluster transcriptional repressor MraZ translates to MFMGEYLHTIDGKGRLIVPARFREALGERFIATKGLDHCLFVYPLDEWKVLEEKLRALPFTQPEARAFVRFFFSGATECELDKQGRILLPANLREYAQLDKDAVLVGVSSRVEIWSQALWANYSRQAEDAYASAAESLVNLGI, encoded by the coding sequence ATGTTCATGGGGGAATACCTCCATACGATCGATGGAAAAGGCCGGCTGATTGTACCGGCAAGATTCCGGGAAGCCTTAGGGGAGCGGTTCATCGCCACCAAAGGCTTAGATCACTGTCTCTTTGTCTACCCATTGGACGAATGGAAAGTGCTCGAGGAGAAATTGCGGGCCTTGCCTTTTACTCAACCTGAAGCACGAGCTTTTGTCCGTTTCTTTTTTTCCGGGGCTACTGAATGCGAGTTGGATAAGCAAGGGAGAATTCTTTTGCCTGCTAACCTGCGGGAATATGCTCAGCTTGATAAGGATGCGGTCTTGGTGGGTGTCTCCTCCCGTGTGGAGATTTGGAGTCAGGCCCTTTGGGCAAACTATTCCCGTCAGGCTGAAGATGCTTATGCCAGTGCTGCAGAATCTTTGGTGAACCTGGGAATATAG
- the rsmH gene encoding 16S rRNA (cytosine(1402)-N(4))-methyltransferase RsmH: protein MEFHHVTVLLKETVDGVVRDPSGTYVDCTLGGAGHSGYVLSRLSEKGKLVGFDQDPLAIKNAQDKFAGDPRVFLVNRNFEGLEESLQSLELLPVQGVLFDLGVSSPQLDEAERGFSYMQDAELDMRMNPQNPLSAKTLVNEGKAEMLAEILWKYGEEKWSKRIVEFIVEARKQKSITTTGELVDIIKRAIPAGARREGPHPAKRTFQALRIAVNDELGVLERALDQVIRCLAPGGRVGVITFHSLEDRIVKETFNSWLGRCTCPPVFPVCQCGARAMARLVHRKPILPSPQEIEANPRARSAKLRIAEKL, encoded by the coding sequence TTGGAATTTCATCATGTCACAGTTTTGCTCAAAGAAACGGTGGACGGGGTTGTGAGGGATCCTTCGGGAACCTATGTGGACTGCACCTTAGGGGGAGCAGGGCATAGTGGTTATGTATTGTCGAGGCTGAGTGAAAAAGGAAAGCTGGTGGGCTTCGATCAGGATCCCTTAGCCATCAAAAACGCTCAGGACAAATTTGCGGGAGACCCCCGGGTTTTTCTGGTTAACCGCAATTTCGAAGGGTTGGAGGAGTCTCTGCAATCTCTGGAACTTCTTCCCGTTCAAGGTGTCCTTTTTGACCTGGGGGTGTCTTCCCCTCAACTGGATGAGGCTGAACGAGGGTTCAGCTATATGCAGGATGCGGAGTTGGACATGCGGATGAATCCGCAGAATCCACTGTCTGCGAAGACTTTGGTTAATGAAGGGAAAGCTGAAATGCTGGCTGAGATCCTCTGGAAGTATGGAGAGGAAAAATGGTCCAAACGCATTGTGGAGTTTATTGTGGAAGCCCGTAAACAGAAATCCATCACAACTACGGGTGAATTAGTGGATATTATCAAAAGAGCGATTCCGGCAGGGGCTCGCCGGGAAGGGCCTCATCCTGCGAAGAGGACATTTCAGGCCCTGCGCATAGCCGTCAACGATGAACTGGGGGTCTTGGAGAGAGCTCTGGACCAAGTGATACGCTGTCTGGCTCCGGGAGGAAGGGTAGGAGTCATCACCTTTCACTCTCTGGAAGATCGGATCGTGAAAGAAACCTTCAACTCCTGGCTGGGCCGCTGTACTTGTCCGCCGGTTTTTCCGGTTTGCCAGTGCGGCGCCAGGGCAATGGCCCGTTTAGTTCATCGCAAACCGATTCTGCCCAGTCCCCAGGAGATTGAAGCCAATCCCCGGGCACGCAGTGCGAAGTTAAGAATTGCTGAAAAGCTTTGA
- a CDS encoding DUF1858 domain-containing protein has product MITKDMTVGQVLRSYPQTVQTFLELGMHCLGCPSSTMESIEGAALTHGKKPDELVEKLNKVIAAN; this is encoded by the coding sequence TTGATCACTAAGGACATGACAGTAGGTCAGGTTTTACGCAGCTATCCTCAGACGGTGCAGACTTTTCTGGAATTAGGCATGCATTGTTTAGGATGCCCTTCATCCACGATGGAAAGCATTGAAGGAGCAGCACTTACCCATGGCAAGAAACCGGATGAGCTGGTAGAGAAGCTGAACAAGGTGATTGCAGCGAATTAA
- a CDS encoding methyl-accepting chemotaxis protein — MSLVMNGSEDLKQVSLFKYIGQTLKVVIPSVVVIAAVIQFILKLPQFEMLVVCGGYLIAGLGIAVAASFRNYNRFLKPIQQMEIGILQVAEGELNTQIQVTSAEMAAVTQAFNAMTKNFREIIHKIRIMANEWVESIDELSANSEEIAAKNEEVSQHIAGMSNGMAQQRTVISRAMDSFRALQDTIQIIAERARSVAQEAGISQGNAEKGLNGLSGIVQAMQDTNTTVDEASERIKNLDEQSQQIVSITATIASIARQTNLLALNAAIEAARAGEHGRGFAVVADEIRKLAEGVSVSTDEVAEITNGIQETITATVDAMKVADSKVENSLQQTLAARQALEIIVKSTKQVSSDISEIAASGEQILTHMEGVTNQSQQVEYIAAEAEVSTREIEQASAEVAASMQNIAEAAQSLVSMAIELREQVAGFKV, encoded by the coding sequence ATGAGCCTTGTGATGAATGGCTCCGAGGATTTAAAGCAGGTTAGCCTTTTCAAGTATATCGGGCAGACCTTGAAGGTTGTCATTCCTTCAGTTGTCGTGATAGCCGCGGTGATTCAATTTATTCTGAAACTACCTCAGTTTGAAATGTTGGTGGTTTGCGGGGGGTATCTGATAGCGGGTTTGGGGATTGCTGTAGCGGCTTCTTTTCGGAATTATAATCGTTTTTTAAAGCCTATTCAGCAGATGGAAATCGGGATATTGCAGGTGGCGGAGGGTGAGCTGAATACGCAAATTCAGGTTACCAGTGCGGAAATGGCAGCAGTGACCCAGGCGTTTAATGCGATGACAAAAAACTTCCGGGAGATTATTCATAAGATCAGAATCATGGCCAATGAATGGGTTGAGTCCATTGATGAGCTTTCCGCAAACTCGGAGGAGATAGCGGCTAAGAATGAAGAAGTCAGCCAACATATAGCGGGAATGTCCAATGGGATGGCCCAGCAAAGAACGGTTATCTCCCGGGCCATGGATTCCTTCAGGGCCCTGCAGGATACCATTCAGATTATTGCGGAGCGAGCCCGTTCGGTGGCCCAGGAAGCAGGCATTTCTCAAGGAAATGCTGAAAAGGGATTGAATGGTCTATCGGGAATTGTCCAGGCTATGCAGGATACCAATACCACGGTGGATGAGGCCTCCGAACGTATCAAGAATTTAGATGAGCAATCCCAGCAAATTGTTTCGATTACGGCGACCATAGCTTCCATTGCGCGTCAGACCAATCTTTTGGCTCTCAACGCTGCCATCGAAGCAGCCAGGGCCGGCGAGCATGGCCGGGGTTTTGCGGTAGTAGCTGATGAGATTCGCAAGTTAGCGGAAGGGGTATCGGTCTCTACCGATGAGGTAGCCGAGATCACCAATGGTATTCAGGAAACCATTACAGCCACGGTGGACGCCATGAAAGTGGCCGATTCGAAAGTGGAGAATTCTTTACAACAGACCTTGGCGGCCCGGCAGGCTTTGGAGATTATTGTGAAGTCCACCAAACAAGTGTCCAGTGATATTTCGGAAATTGCCGCTTCCGGCGAGCAAATCTTAACTCATATGGAAGGGGTCACCAATCAATCCCAGCAAGTAGAATATATCGCGGCGGAAGCCGAAGTGTCCACAAGGGAGATCGAGCAGGCTTCGGCTGAGGTTGCGGCAAGTATGCAGAATATTGCCGAGGCTGCGCAAAGTTTGGTAAGTATGGCTATCGAACTTAGAGAACAGGTCGCGGGTTTTAAGGTATAG
- the lpdA gene encoding dihydrolipoyl dehydrogenase — MEQYQVGILGGGPGGYVCALRAAQLGLSVVLVEKERLGGTCLNKGCIPTKTLVKSAELWREIKHAEEFGIQLGGALLHYPQIAARKKEVVNTLVSGIEQLMKAKKITVLKGWGEVKEANRIEVTTETGKVELHVENLVLATGSIPTKIPVPGVDLPGVVTSEELLEQETLPDSLVVIGGGVIGLEFASIYHEFGVKVSVVEMLPSLLPNIDEEIPKRLAPLLKRSGLEILTKAFVREIKPKEEGLVVIVEDGKGLKELPAQQVLLATGRRPSLSGIHGDALGLELDRGAIKVNSQMQTSVPKVYALGDVVGGAMLAHVASMQGMVAAEHMAGQQVSMEGRAIPSAIFTYPEIAAVGETEQALKASGQNYKVSKFPFSANGKALALGEIMGLVKLLADEEGVVIGASIMGPQASSLIQECVLAVEKKIKAEDLAKIIHAHPTLPEAIMEAAHGISAKPLHLA, encoded by the coding sequence ATGGAACAGTATCAGGTTGGCATCTTAGGCGGAGGTCCCGGGGGCTATGTCTGCGCCTTACGCGCTGCCCAGCTTGGCTTATCCGTCGTTTTGGTTGAGAAAGAGCGTTTGGGGGGGACCTGTCTGAACAAAGGATGCATTCCCACCAAGACCTTGGTCAAAAGCGCGGAGTTATGGCGGGAAATAAAGCATGCCGAAGAATTCGGCATTCAGCTTGGGGGCGCGTTGCTTCATTACCCGCAAATTGCCGCAAGGAAAAAGGAAGTGGTCAATACCTTAGTAAGCGGCATTGAGCAGCTCATGAAGGCGAAAAAGATTACTGTGCTAAAAGGGTGGGGAGAGGTAAAAGAGGCCAATCGGATTGAAGTCACGACCGAAACGGGTAAGGTTGAGCTTCATGTGGAGAATTTGGTTTTGGCCACGGGATCCATCCCGACCAAAATTCCTGTACCCGGTGTGGACCTCCCGGGAGTGGTGACCAGCGAAGAGCTTCTTGAACAGGAAACCCTTCCCGATAGCCTGGTGGTCATCGGCGGTGGCGTGATTGGTTTGGAGTTTGCGTCCATTTACCACGAATTTGGCGTCAAGGTCAGTGTGGTGGAAATGCTTCCTTCTCTTCTTCCCAATATCGATGAAGAGATACCCAAACGCTTAGCTCCTTTGCTGAAAAGAAGCGGGCTGGAGATTTTGACGAAGGCTTTTGTAAGGGAAATCAAACCTAAGGAAGAGGGTTTGGTGGTTATTGTTGAGGATGGGAAGGGCTTGAAGGAATTACCGGCCCAACAGGTGCTTTTGGCTACGGGCAGAAGACCGAGTCTCAGTGGCATCCATGGGGATGCCTTAGGACTTGAGCTGGACCGGGGAGCTATCAAAGTCAACTCTCAGATGCAAACCTCGGTCCCTAAGGTGTATGCTCTTGGGGATGTAGTGGGTGGGGCGATGCTTGCCCATGTAGCCTCCATGCAGGGGATGGTGGCAGCTGAGCATATGGCGGGGCAGCAGGTTAGTATGGAGGGAAGGGCGATACCCAGTGCCATCTTTACCTACCCGGAGATTGCCGCTGTCGGTGAGACTGAGCAGGCTTTAAAGGCTTCAGGCCAAAACTATAAGGTCAGTAAGTTCCCTTTCAGCGCCAATGGCAAAGCCTTAGCATTAGGGGAAATCATGGGATTGGTGAAGCTGTTGGCTGATGAAGAGGGAGTTGTAATAGGCGCCAGTATCATGGGACCTCAGGCCAGCAGCCTGATTCAGGAATGTGTGCTGGCCGTGGAGAAAAAGATAAAGGCTGAAGATCTGGCTAAGATCATTCACGCTCATCCCACTTTGCCGGAGGCCATTATGGAGGCTGCTCATGGGATTTCGGCAAAACCGTTGCATTTGGCCTAG
- a CDS encoding NCS2 family permease, whose product MENFFKLKENGSNVRTELVAGLTTFFAMAYIIMVNPAMLSQAGMPWGAVFLATIIAAVIGTLVMGLVANVPYAQAPGMGLNAFFVFTVVFGLGFTWQEALAMVFLCGLINILITVTSIRKKIITSIPLSLQNAIGGGIGIFIAYIGIKNAGLLSFTSDPGTYVQLGEGGTVIASSSAVPALVTLNSPSVLLAILGLVLTVILLIRNVKGAILIGIIVTTLVGIPLGLTHMGSSISFSGALAELPQTFMAAFGNPGLVSLFSDPAKIPLVLVTIFAFSLSDVFDTIGTFIGTGRSSGIFSEADLKAMETSKGFSSKMDKALFADAIATSVGSLFGTSNTTTYVESAAGIGAGGRTGLTSIVVAVLFAASAFLAPVVSAVPGVATAPALIIVGIMMLSSFKEIKWGDLSEAIPAFFAGIFMAFCYSISYGIAAGFIFFCIVKVFKGETKEISPVLWIATLLFVLNFILLARI is encoded by the coding sequence GTGGAAAATTTCTTCAAACTTAAGGAAAACGGCTCCAATGTCCGCACTGAGCTCGTTGCCGGACTCACTACATTTTTCGCAATGGCCTACATCATCATGGTCAATCCGGCTATGCTTTCTCAAGCGGGTATGCCTTGGGGTGCAGTATTCCTGGCTACGATTATCGCAGCGGTTATCGGAACATTAGTCATGGGTCTAGTTGCTAATGTACCTTATGCCCAAGCGCCAGGTATGGGGCTTAATGCTTTTTTTGTTTTTACAGTTGTCTTTGGTCTTGGCTTTACTTGGCAAGAAGCATTAGCCATGGTTTTCTTATGCGGTCTTATTAATATTTTAATCACAGTGACAAGCATTCGGAAAAAAATTATTACATCCATTCCTTTAAGTCTGCAAAATGCTATTGGCGGCGGTATTGGTATTTTTATTGCTTATATCGGTATTAAGAATGCCGGCTTGCTTTCCTTTACCTCCGACCCCGGAACTTATGTTCAACTGGGTGAAGGCGGAACGGTTATCGCAAGCTCCAGTGCTGTTCCGGCCCTTGTTACTTTAAATTCTCCTTCCGTACTTCTGGCTATTTTAGGCCTCGTTCTTACAGTTATTTTGCTTATTCGCAATGTTAAAGGCGCTATTTTGATTGGTATTATTGTGACAACTCTGGTCGGTATTCCTTTAGGTCTTACTCATATGGGTTCCTCCATCAGCTTTAGCGGTGCTCTTGCTGAACTGCCGCAAACGTTTATGGCAGCCTTCGGAAATCCCGGACTTGTTTCCCTCTTCAGTGATCCGGCTAAGATTCCTCTCGTTCTGGTCACAATTTTTGCTTTCAGTTTATCTGATGTTTTTGACACTATTGGTACCTTTATCGGCACCGGCCGCAGTTCAGGAATTTTCTCCGAAGCCGATCTGAAAGCCATGGAAACCAGCAAAGGCTTCAGCTCCAAAATGGACAAGGCCCTCTTTGCCGATGCTATCGCTACTTCGGTAGGTTCCCTCTTTGGGACATCCAACACAACCACTTATGTGGAAAGCGCAGCCGGTATTGGAGCCGGTGGACGGACCGGATTAACCAGCATCGTGGTCGCCGTTCTCTTCGCGGCCAGTGCTTTCTTAGCCCCGGTGGTCAGTGCGGTTCCTGGTGTAGCTACTGCTCCAGCTTTAATCATCGTCGGTATTATGATGCTTTCTTCCTTTAAGGAGATTAAATGGGGAGATTTAAGCGAAGCCATTCCTGCTTTCTTTGCCGGTATCTTCATGGCTTTTTGCTACAGCATCTCTTATGGTATTGCCGCCGGCTTTATTTTCTTTTGCATCGTCAAGGTCTTCAAGGGTGAGACCAAAGAAATCAGCCCGGTATTGTGGATCGCTACTCTGCTCTTTGTTCTTAACTTTATTCTTTTAGCCAGAATTTAA
- a CDS encoding DUF362 domain-containing protein produces the protein MAYVINSECISCGACEAECPVGAISAGDDLYVIDADTCTDCGSCAGVCPTGAPNPA, from the coding sequence ATGGCATATGTAATTAATTCTGAGTGCATCAGCTGCGGAGCTTGTGAAGCAGAATGTCCAGTAGGTGCGATCAGCGCCGGAGATGATCTTTACGTCATTGATGCCGATACTTGCACTGATTGTGGTTCTTGTGCTGGAGTTTGCCCGACTGGCGCTCCAAATCCAGCTTAA
- a CDS encoding vWA domain-containing protein, with protein sequence MQRSELDRHLLEFIDLLREGGISVNLTEFQDALQGLTLIGMEDKSRVEGILQSTLVKSVNQLPWFQEVFRVFFAPPEAKSAWQKEAQEKAASWEKGVAQSREELRFQGEELKFSDEQLATYMNLPEAEKERLKQFLERSEEGTRNGMQLDHSFQPMVEKMLHGSLEYWKRKLGEDFPITPPGQEGLLSEAQRAMRQKEMHYLTKDLKDIPPEEWPEVSKLIRRLSRRLASQVSRRLGQGKRGSLDMRRTVRENLRYGGVLLKQTYRKRRKGKPRFVLVCDMSGSMLKYTEFILQFIYGLTSLVSGIETYVFASHLVNITSKLRGAQTFQGMLNTSMTDLVGEFGGGTNFAVSLEELHEHYGSSLSRRTVLFILSDAQTLEGEKAAAYLRKTRSKVREIIWLNTLPEKRWKDVRAIELFQPYCQMFECNTLGHLQDILKKSPGFV encoded by the coding sequence GTGCAGCGAAGCGAACTGGATCGTCATCTGCTGGAGTTTATTGATCTTCTGCGTGAAGGGGGCATCTCGGTCAATCTCACTGAGTTTCAGGATGCGCTGCAAGGGTTAACTCTCATCGGCATGGAAGATAAGTCCCGGGTGGAAGGGATTCTGCAGAGTACTTTGGTAAAATCCGTGAATCAGCTTCCCTGGTTCCAAGAGGTCTTTCGTGTGTTCTTTGCCCCGCCTGAGGCTAAGTCCGCCTGGCAAAAGGAAGCTCAGGAGAAAGCGGCGAGCTGGGAAAAAGGAGTGGCCCAGAGCCGGGAGGAATTGCGTTTTCAGGGCGAAGAGCTGAAGTTCTCCGATGAACAGCTGGCAACCTATATGAACCTTCCGGAAGCGGAAAAAGAGCGGTTGAAGCAGTTTCTTGAACGTTCAGAAGAGGGGACGAGAAATGGGATGCAGCTGGATCACTCTTTCCAACCCATGGTGGAAAAAATGCTTCACGGCTCTTTGGAATACTGGAAGCGCAAGCTGGGAGAAGATTTTCCCATCACACCTCCGGGGCAGGAAGGATTATTGAGCGAAGCCCAACGGGCCATGCGCCAAAAGGAAATGCATTATCTGACCAAGGATTTGAAAGATATACCCCCGGAGGAATGGCCTGAGGTCAGTAAGTTAATCCGCCGTTTATCCCGCCGGCTTGCTTCCCAGGTCTCCCGCAGATTGGGTCAGGGAAAACGGGGGAGCCTGGATATGCGGCGCACCGTCCGGGAAAATCTGCGCTATGGCGGAGTCTTATTAAAGCAAACCTATCGTAAGCGGCGCAAGGGTAAGCCCAGATTTGTGCTTGTCTGCGATATGTCGGGCTCCATGCTGAAATATACGGAGTTTATCCTGCAATTTATCTATGGCTTAACCAGCTTGGTTTCCGGAATTGAGACCTATGTCTTTGCCAGTCATTTGGTTAATATTACCTCTAAACTGAGAGGCGCTCAAACTTTTCAAGGGATGCTCAACACCTCGATGACGGATTTAGTGGGGGAATTTGGCGGGGGTACTAATTTTGCTGTGTCCCTGGAGGAGCTCCATGAGCATTATGGGAGTTCCCTCAGCCGTCGGACCGTGCTCTTCATCCTCAGTGATGCCCAAACCCTTGAAGGGGAAAAGGCCGCCGCATATTTAAGGAAGACCCGCAGCAAAGTCAGGGAGATCATCTGGTTGAACACCTTACCTGAGAAACGCTGGAAAGATGTCAGAGCCATCGAGCTTTTTCAACCTTATTGCCAAATGTTTGAATGCAACACCTTAGGGCATTTGCAGGATATCCTGAAGAAATCGCCGGGATTTGTTTAA